A window of Argopecten irradians isolate NY chromosome 1, Ai_NY, whole genome shotgun sequence contains these coding sequences:
- the LOC138326008 gene encoding uncharacterized protein translates to MASKSVFRAQIPIRVKGSVSCAHHHGIEVSLCCRQCSELACIRCIASVHDGHDLDDLSEAITTKKSNIRSFILRIEKNDIVELKTEVGSISQKIEENERTFQKHQNELEKQGNRMKEEIDIIIKKSVSTCSQLKQENERRFEKYKADMKTRIEELTKLVERCRKTLETDDNVEIFDTEKELDLLPAVELNLCSMNFTPNQHPQGYLDLAKGRITFVGYQGQLTNVPSIVDVPSVDENDISNAQVAALAQCCQLKEIKQRKALYNVSAICATKAGGAWICSSEVSSIYQFDNSILGRRNEDCKVRVNDISISPVTGNVWASSEDNNAIMEITSQGNSVKRFSTSSSPRCLCVTRGNKIIVGMDRELVCCDAQDGDIELNRYVHTPTKVAVCPVTESLAVVVLDFYEHGGEGKPHILVLDKMLKERRRFYSETEGKGTSAEVSISSHPSDVTFDSVGNLLVGDYGNKSILILNTTGGVVRSIYSDTWHVVALSVNSKNVVWAVVKYRDYPNYKIKVLNA, encoded by the coding sequence ATGGCATCGAAATCTGTCTTCCGTGCTCAGATACCCATACGAGTGAAAGGAAGTGTTTCGTGTGCCCATCACCATGGTATTGAAGTAAGTCTCTGCTGCCGACAGTGTTCAGAATTGGCCTGTATACGGTGTATAGCCAGCGTTCACGACGGTCATGACTTGGACGATCTCTCTGAAGCTATTACTACTAAGAAAAGTAACATCCGGTCATTTATTCTCCGAATAGAGAAGAACGATATTGTTGAGTTGAAGACAGAAGTTGGTTCTATTTCTCAGAAGAtagaagaaaatgaaagaacGTTTCAAAAGCATCAAAACGAacttgaaaagcagggaaatcGGATGAAGGAAGAAATCGACATCATCATTAAGAAATCCGTTTCCACTTGTTCACAACTGAAGCAGGAAAATGAAAGACGTTTTGAAAAGTATAAAGCTGATATGAAAACAAGAATCGAAGAATTAACCAAACTAGTAGAGAGATGTCGAAAAACCCTAGAAACGGATGATAACGTTGAGATATTTGACACTGAGAAAGAACTAGATCTGTTACCAGCTGTAGAGTTAAACTTATGCAGCATGAACTTTACCCCCAACCAACATCCCCAGGGATACCTCGACTTAGCCAAGGGACGCATAACCTTTGTTGGCTACCAAGGTCAGTTGACCAATGTTCCAAGCATCGTCGATGTTCCCAGTGTCGATGAAAATGATATTAGTAATGCACAAGTTGCTGCATTGGCACAATGTTGTCAACTGAAAGAAATCAAACAGAGAAAGGCTCTGTACAACGTCAGTGCTATATGTGCTACCAAAGCGGGCGGTGCATGGATCTGCAGCAGCGAGGTCTCGTCTATCTATCAGTTTGACAATTCAATACTGGGACGTAGGAACGAAGATTGCAAGGTTCGGGTAAATGATATTAGTATCTCACCCGTCACCGGTAACGTATGGGCAAGTTCAGAAGATAACAACGCCATTATGGAGATCACATCACAAGGTAACTCAGTCAAGAGGTTTTCAACGTCTTCATCTCCACGATGTCTCTGTGTAACACGGGGTAACAAGATCATAGTCGGGATGGATCGTGAACTTGTTTGCTGCGATGCTCAAGATGGAGATATCGAGCTTAACAGATATGTTCACACGCCAACAAAGGTTGCTGTTTGTCCTGTCACAGAGAGCTTAGCAGTAGTCGTATTAGATTTCTATGAGCATGGAGGCGAAGGAAAACCTCACATTTTGGTTCTTGACAAAATGTTAAAAGAACGTCGGCGCTTTTACAGTGAAACAGAAGGAAAAGGAACAAGCGCAGAAGTCTCCATTTCGTCTCATCCCAGTGATGTTACTTTTGATTCCGTTGGAAACCTCTTGGTCGGTGACTATGGTAACAAGTCCATTTTGATCCTAAACACAACTGGAGGGGTGGTGCGATCTATCTACAGCGACACTTGGCATGTCGTGGCACTCAGCGTCAACAGTAAGAATGTCGTCTGGGCGGTGGTAAAGTATCGAGATTATCCCAACTACAAAATCAAGGTATTAAACGCATAA